The Enterobacter asburiae genomic sequence GAACACGTTTTTTCGCATCTTTTTTATAGATGAACGCGGTAATACGCTGGTTGCCACCCTGGTTAGCATCGACCTGACGCACGATGAAGAAAGAGTAGGCCCCTTTCTCTTTCGCGGCTTTGGTGATGGCATCGTTCACTTCAGGCTGGCTGCGATAGAAGCCCTGAACGGTGACGGTGTCGTAAGGTTCCAGCTCAATCGCCTGATCTTTCGGCAGTTCAACAACACCGTTGATCACGCGGTTTTTTGGTGCGTCAGCTTTTGGCGCATTGTCTTTGAACAGCGCAATGGTCACGCGCTGGTTACCGCTGTTGCCGTAATCGGACTGGTCAACGACATAAAACGAGGCCGCCCCGTTTTTATCTGCGGCTTTTGATGCAGCGGCGACGGCGTCGCCAATAGAATTATAACGACCCACAATGACCGTATGGTCAAAAGGTTTTAACGCTGCCGCTTGCTCCGGCGTTAACTCTGTTGCGGCATTCGCAGACAGGGCGGTCGCGGAAAGAAGTGCGGACGCCAGGAGTGTGTTCTTAAGCTTCATAAAAATGATCCTTCGCCTTGCGCAAACCATGTACTGGTATTGTTGTTAATTTGAGACGGTCCCGATTATTGCATTTAAAACCCGTCGCTGTCTGCGCCATTTTTCACTGCCTGTGCTTACTGAATCACCGAATTCGATAACATTTAGTGATATGTTGAAAAAACACGCGTTTGACAAGTAAAACTGATAAAGCATATGACTTTTACAAGTTAATTTAATGTTAACAAGTTGTTCTCTTATGGCGCTATATCATGTTTTTACCGCTTCGCTTGCGCGTTTTATCGGTTCTGGCAGTGAATTTAAGGTAAATATCACTGTCAGTGACGCCGATCGCTTATTTTTCACAGATAAAGTAAGAAATAGTGTTTTCTGGCGGTAGATCACGGGCGCTATTTTCAGTAGGTTATAGACAGTTTGTTACTGTTTTATTTTCCGGGGTTAATCATCTCTCGTCGCTCGCGCGATGGCGAAAATTGATACAAACCGCGGGCATTTATCGATAAACCATCATCAAAAACCGATGGAAGGGAAAACTATGCGTATTGGGGTACCAAAAGAACGGTTAGCCAATGAAACCCGCGTAGCGGCAACACCGAAAACGGTGGAGCAACTGCTTAAACTGGGTTTTACGGTCGCGGTTGAAAGCGGCGCGGGCAAACTGGCGAGTTTCGATGACGAGGCCTTTATCCAGGCCGGCGCGGAAGTGGTCGACGGTGCTGACGTCTGGCAGTCGCCGGTGATTCTGAAGGTCAACGCACCGGAAGAGAATGAGATTGCGCTGCTGAATCCGGGGACGACCCTGGTGAGCTTCATCTGGCCTGCGCAAAACCCGGAGCTGATGGAGAAGCTGGCGGCCCGCAGCGTGACCGTGATGGCGATGGACTCCGTGCCGCGCATTTCGCGCGCGCAGTCGCTGGATGCCTTAAGCTCCATGGCAAACATTGCCGGCTATCGCGCCATTGTTGAAGCAGCCCACGAATTTGGTCGCTTCTTTACCGGTCAAATCACCGCCGCGGGTAAA encodes the following:
- the ydgH gene encoding DUF1471 family protein YdgH, encoding MKLKNTLLASALLSATALSANAATELTPEQAAALKPFDHTVIVGRYNSIGDAVAAASKAADKNGAASFYVVDQSDYGNSGNQRVTIALFKDNAPKADAPKNRVINGVVELPKDQAIELEPYDTVTVQGFYRSQPEVNDAITKAAKEKGAYSFFIVRQVDANQGGNQRITAFIYKKDAKKRVLQSPDAIPANSEAGRAAIAKGGEEAKKVEIPGVATTAAPSAEVGRFFETQSTKGGRYSVTLPDGTKIEELNNATAAQMVPFDSIKFTGNYGNMTEVSYQVAKRAAKKGAKYYHITRQWQERGNNVTISADLYK